A genomic window from Cytobacillus suaedae includes:
- a CDS encoding (Fe-S)-binding protein: MKVSLFVTCLVDMFQANVGRSTVEVLEKLGCEVDFPEGQICCGQPAYNSGYVKDSKEAMKHMIKTFEKSEYVVSPSGSCATMFKEYPHVFKDDPIWREKAQALADKTYEFTQFIVNVLKVENVGARLQGKATYHTSCHMTRLLGAKQEPMKLLKHVEGLEYTPLPNAHNCCGFGGTFSVKMGNISEQMVDEKVQHIEEVNADYLIGADCGCLMNIGGRCDKLKKPVKVMHIAEVLNSK; the protein is encoded by the coding sequence ATGAAAGTTTCTCTATTTGTAACATGTCTAGTTGATATGTTTCAAGCAAATGTTGGACGTTCGACCGTAGAAGTATTAGAAAAATTGGGATGTGAAGTTGATTTTCCAGAAGGACAGATTTGTTGTGGTCAACCTGCATACAATAGTGGCTACGTAAAAGATTCTAAAGAAGCAATGAAACACATGATAAAGACGTTTGAAAAATCGGAATATGTTGTCTCTCCTTCTGGCTCATGTGCCACGATGTTTAAGGAATATCCACATGTTTTTAAGGACGATCCCATTTGGAGAGAAAAAGCTCAAGCTTTAGCTGATAAGACCTATGAATTTACTCAGTTTATTGTCAACGTCTTAAAAGTAGAAAATGTAGGGGCTCGATTACAAGGAAAGGCTACGTATCATACATCATGCCATATGACTCGTTTATTAGGTGCAAAACAAGAACCTATGAAGCTATTGAAACATGTAGAAGGTCTTGAATATACACCATTACCAAATGCACATAATTGCTGTGGATTTGGTGGTACATTTTCCGTTAAAATGGGTAATATTTCAGAACAGATGGTTGATGAAAAAGTTCAACACATTGAAGAAGTCAACGCAGATTACCTCATTGGTGCAGATTGTGGTTGCTTAATGAATATCGGTGGACGATGCGATAAATTAAAGAAGCCTGTGAAGGTTATGCATATAGCTGAAGTATTAAACAGCAAATAG
- a CDS encoding iron-sulfur cluster-binding protein has protein sequence MAMKTSNDSFKDRVDNGIQNTFMRSAVAGAQERLRTRKEASTEELGNWEDWRSHGEEIRKHVLENLDFYLHQLSENVAARGGHVFFAETAEEANQYICQVVQSKNGKKVVKSKSMVTEEINMNAALEELGCEVIETDLGEYILQVDDHDPPSHIVAPALHKNKEQIRDVFKEKLAYKNTEKPEELALHAREMLRKEFLSADIGITGCNFAIAESGSVSLVTNEGNARLATALPKTQITVMGMERIVPTYEEFEVLVSLLTRSAVGQKLTSYVTTLTGPKEDGDVDGPEEFHLVIVDNGRSKILGTEFQSILQCIRCAACVNVCPVYRHVGGHSYGSIYSGPIGAVLSPLLGGYDDYKELPFASTLCAACTDACPVKIPLHELLHKHRQNIVEKDGRAPISEKLAMKAFGLGAASPMLYKMGSKLSPSALSPFVKDDKISNGPGPLKAWTESREFPAPERNRFRDWFNNRRDKGGNS, from the coding sequence ATGGCGATGAAAACAAGTAATGACTCCTTTAAGGATCGGGTCGATAATGGTATCCAAAATACATTTATGCGTAGTGCTGTTGCAGGAGCACAAGAACGACTTCGTACTCGAAAAGAGGCCTCAACAGAGGAGCTTGGAAATTGGGAAGATTGGAGATCTCATGGTGAAGAAATTCGTAAGCATGTTCTTGAGAATCTCGACTTTTATTTACATCAACTAAGTGAAAATGTGGCTGCACGTGGAGGACATGTCTTTTTTGCTGAAACAGCAGAAGAAGCAAATCAATATATTTGTCAGGTTGTTCAAAGTAAGAATGGAAAAAAAGTAGTAAAGTCCAAATCAATGGTTACAGAAGAAATTAATATGAATGCGGCATTAGAAGAGTTAGGTTGCGAGGTTATCGAAACAGACTTGGGAGAGTATATTCTGCAAGTGGATGATCATGATCCCCCGTCACATATCGTGGCACCCGCTCTTCATAAAAATAAAGAACAAATACGAGATGTGTTTAAGGAAAAGCTTGCCTATAAGAACACGGAGAAACCTGAAGAGCTAGCTTTGCATGCACGAGAAATGCTACGTAAGGAATTTCTTTCAGCAGACATTGGGATTACTGGCTGCAATTTTGCCATTGCAGAGTCTGGCTCTGTAAGTCTAGTAACAAATGAAGGAAATGCTAGACTAGCCACCGCCCTTCCAAAGACACAAATTACAGTCATGGGCATGGAACGTATTGTACCAACTTATGAAGAATTTGAAGTTCTTGTTAGCTTACTGACAAGAAGTGCTGTTGGTCAGAAGCTTACAAGCTACGTGACAACTTTAACCGGTCCAAAAGAAGATGGTGATGTTGATGGTCCGGAGGAATTCCATTTAGTAATCGTAGACAATGGGCGCTCTAAGATTTTAGGAACTGAATTCCAATCTATTTTGCAATGTATTCGTTGTGCAGCTTGTGTGAATGTCTGTCCTGTATACAGGCATGTAGGTGGTCATTCTTACGGGTCTATCTATTCAGGCCCAATTGGTGCAGTTCTTTCACCACTATTAGGTGGTTATGACGATTATAAAGAATTGCCATTTGCTTCTACTCTTTGCGCTGCTTGTACAGATGCTTGTCCTGTAAAAATCCCTTTACATGAATTGCTTCATAAACATCGCCAAAATATTGTTGAAAAAGATGGTCGTGCCCCTATTTCTGAAAAGCTAGCAATGAAAGCATTTGGACTAGGTGCAGCGTCTCCAATGCTTTACAAAATGGGTAGTAAACTCTCCCCTTCAGCCCTGTCACCATTTGTGAAAGATGATAAGATCTCTAATGGCCCTGGGCCGTTAAAGGCATGGACTGAATCAAGAGAATTCCCAGCTCCTGAACGCAACCGATTTAGGGATTGGTTTAATAACCGCCGAGATAAGGGAGGCAATTCATGA
- a CDS encoding lactate utilization protein C — MTKGTILNRSSFLNKIANELGRETRTSGVSRPTWKFQPQWEVYRGFSQEQLVEVLKKQCKNIHTDFVQTSRSELSTALSLVVENYGGGPIVTWNDPRFQEYGLTNLLKDEWPSKAYDIHVWNPDLGEENIQKAERANVGITFSDQTLAESGTVVLYSSKDKGRSVSLLPSTYIALIPKSSIVPRITQVSHEIHNRIQNGEHIASCVNFISGPSNSADIEMNLVVGVHGPIKATYIVIEDM; from the coding sequence ATGACGAAGGGTACAATTTTAAACCGCTCATCTTTCCTGAATAAAATAGCGAATGAACTTGGAAGAGAAACTAGAACATCCGGTGTTTCTCGTCCTACCTGGAAATTTCAACCTCAATGGGAAGTATACCGCGGTTTCTCCCAAGAACAATTAGTTGAAGTTCTAAAGAAACAGTGCAAAAACATTCATACGGATTTTGTTCAAACAAGCCGTTCCGAACTTTCCACGGCACTATCTCTAGTAGTAGAGAATTATGGTGGGGGTCCAATTGTCACATGGAATGACCCTCGATTTCAGGAATACGGTCTAACCAATCTACTTAAAGATGAGTGGCCTTCTAAGGCCTATGATATTCATGTTTGGAATCCTGACTTAGGTGAAGAAAATATTCAAAAAGCAGAACGTGCAAATGTAGGAATTACCTTTAGTGACCAAACCTTAGCAGAATCTGGAACTGTAGTATTATATAGCAGCAAGGATAAGGGTCGCTCTGTGAGCTTACTCCCTTCTACGTATATTGCTCTTATTCCAAAGAGCTCGATTGTTCCACGAATAACTCAAGTAAGCCATGAAATTCATAACCGTATCCAAAATGGTGAACATATTGCTTCTTGTGTAAATTTCATATCAGGTCCTAGTAATTCAGCTGATATTGAGATGAATTTGGTTGTAGGAGTACACGGGCCGATTAAAGCGACTTATATTGTGATTGAAGATATGTAA
- a CDS encoding DUF2071 domain-containing protein, whose product MHHELNEIEHRPYPLPSSPWAMTQTWDHLLFMHWPVPAEELKRQLPPALELDTFDGTGWIGLVPFAMNNIRMHWLPKVPYTHSFLELNVRTYVKYKGKPGVYFFTLDANHKLAVAAARSIFSLPYVHADMEMTNIYGMFDFKSERTHRGYPEASFHVAYRPTSPFFTATKGSIEHWLTARYCLWTRKGKHVYCGEIHHKEWNFQKAEAEIKINKLVPFVPKTYFDSDPLLLYTPSIRAFVWMLNRVS is encoded by the coding sequence ATGCATCACGAACTAAATGAGATTGAACATCGTCCATACCCACTGCCAAGTAGCCCTTGGGCTATGACACAAACATGGGATCACTTACTATTTATGCATTGGCCTGTTCCAGCTGAAGAGCTGAAAAGGCAATTACCACCAGCACTTGAACTTGATACATTCGATGGAACAGGATGGATTGGGCTCGTTCCATTTGCAATGAATAATATTAGAATGCATTGGTTACCAAAGGTTCCATATACACATTCTTTTCTGGAGTTAAATGTAAGAACATATGTTAAATATAAAGGGAAGCCAGGTGTTTACTTTTTCACATTAGATGCAAATCATAAGCTAGCTGTAGCTGCGGCACGAAGTATATTTTCCTTACCTTATGTTCATGCCGACATGGAAATGACAAATATATATGGCATGTTTGATTTTAAAAGTGAACGAACTCACCGAGGGTATCCGGAAGCAAGCTTTCATGTTGCATATCGACCAACATCGCCTTTCTTTACTGCTACAAAAGGAAGTATTGAACATTGGTTAACAGCAAGATATTGTTTATGGACAAGAAAAGGGAAGCATGTTTATTGTGGAGAAATTCATCATAAAGAGTGGAATTTCCAAAAGGCAGAAGCAGAAATCAAAATCAATAAGCTAGTACCATTTGTACCGAAAACCTATTTTGATAGTGATCCATTACTTTTATATACGCCATCGATTCGCGCCTTTGTATGGATGCTAAATCGCGTCAGTTAA
- a CDS encoding DegV family protein, with the protein MIKIMADSTCDLSDEILDMYDISFAPLTINIEGKIYKDRVDIQPDEFYGMMEALPEFPTTGMPSPAEYLKIINEAVEAGIKEVLCICMSSGTSGSYQSAILAKDYFFEESPESEVKIHVVDSKCMSHGSGWLIMKSAMMREQGATFEEIVAFNEKYKKKIKHFLSVDDLDHLIKSGRISNASALIGKILMLKPIMSMKDGKGAIVGKERGLKRVLNHYTQEFIKRNDREMTDFIIIGYTSDSKVAENLKAKLQMDTDFSGDIHIMQMGVSVGTHVGLGAISMFFVEK; encoded by the coding sequence ATGATAAAAATTATGGCTGATTCAACATGTGATTTATCTGATGAAATACTGGATATGTACGATATCAGCTTTGCACCTCTAACCATAAATATAGAGGGCAAAATATATAAAGACAGGGTAGACATCCAACCAGATGAATTCTATGGAATGATGGAAGCACTACCAGAGTTTCCGACCACAGGTATGCCAAGCCCAGCTGAGTATCTGAAAATAATTAATGAGGCTGTTGAAGCTGGTATTAAGGAAGTATTATGTATATGCATGTCTAGTGGAACAAGCGGTTCGTATCAATCCGCTATACTAGCAAAAGATTATTTTTTCGAGGAAAGCCCGGAATCTGAGGTTAAGATACATGTAGTTGATTCAAAATGTATGAGCCACGGAAGCGGTTGGCTGATTATGAAAAGTGCAATGATGAGGGAACAGGGAGCAACGTTTGAAGAAATAGTTGCATTTAATGAAAAGTATAAGAAAAAGATAAAGCATTTCCTATCCGTGGATGATTTAGATCATTTAATTAAGAGTGGAAGGATATCTAATGCCAGTGCCTTAATAGGGAAAATTTTAATGCTAAAGCCAATTATGTCTATGAAAGATGGAAAAGGGGCCATAGTTGGAAAGGAAAGAGGATTAAAAAGAGTACTTAACCATTACACGCAGGAGTTTATCAAAAGAAATGACCGGGAAATGACAGACTTTATCATAATTGGATATACTTCAGATAGTAAAGTTGCCGAAAATCTTAAAGCCAAACTTCAAATGGATACTGATTTCTCCGGGGACATCCATATTATGCAAATGGGAGTATCAGTTGGGACCCATGTTGGCTTAGGAGCTATTTCAATGTTTTTTGTAGAAAAGTAA
- a CDS encoding DUF421 domain-containing protein produces the protein MDFHFIWKAIVVVVGGVLILRLAGRKSISQLTVAQTVMMIAVGSLIIQPVGDRNIWITMVITFLMVNTLLFIEYIALKYDALETFVYGKSLLVVENGQINESNLKKLRLTVDMLEVRMRQQNIQHFSDLEWATIETNGQLGYMLKSDKQYATKEDIQMLKSLIESNQSPPQNGTSITQISNSDNIFTEVKNGKHKEKPKQNLD, from the coding sequence GTGGATTTTCACTTCATATGGAAAGCTATTGTTGTTGTAGTAGGTGGAGTTTTGATTTTGCGGTTAGCTGGAAGAAAATCAATCTCGCAACTTACGGTTGCTCAGACTGTAATGATGATAGCTGTTGGATCATTAATTATTCAACCAGTTGGCGACAGGAACATTTGGATTACAATGGTGATTACATTTTTAATGGTAAATACGCTTCTTTTTATCGAGTATATCGCATTGAAATACGATGCTCTTGAAACGTTTGTTTATGGAAAATCACTTCTAGTAGTCGAGAATGGCCAAATTAATGAGAGCAATTTAAAAAAGCTGCGATTAACTGTTGATATGCTTGAAGTACGAATGAGACAACAAAACATTCAGCATTTTTCTGATTTAGAATGGGCCACAATAGAAACCAATGGTCAGTTAGGATATATGTTAAAATCTGATAAACAATACGCTACTAAAGAGGATATTCAGATGCTTAAATCGCTGATTGAATCAAACCAATCCCCACCTCAGAATGGAACATCAATAACACAAATAAGTAATTCAGATAACATATTTACTGAGGTCAAAAACGGAAAGCATAAAGAAAAACCTAAACAGAATTTGGATTAA
- the rlmH gene encoding 23S rRNA (pseudouridine(1915)-N(3))-methyltransferase RlmH, producing the protein MNISIVTIGKLKEKYLQQGINEYLKRLTAYAKVEVIEMPDEKAPENLSEIEMEQVKQKEGERILSKISEDTHVIALAIDGKMKSSEQLAEDLDKLATYGKSKIAFVIGGSLGLSNEVMKRANDTLSFSKMTFPHQLMRLILLEQVYRAFRINRNEPYHK; encoded by the coding sequence GTGAATATCTCAATAGTGACAATTGGAAAACTTAAGGAAAAATATCTTCAGCAAGGCATAAATGAATATTTGAAGAGATTAACCGCCTATGCAAAGGTAGAAGTTATTGAAATGCCAGACGAAAAAGCTCCAGAAAATTTAAGTGAAATCGAAATGGAACAGGTTAAACAAAAAGAGGGAGAGCGCATTTTAAGCAAAATTTCAGAGGATACTCATGTCATTGCACTCGCTATTGATGGAAAAATGAAGTCATCTGAACAACTAGCTGAAGACCTAGATAAGCTTGCTACCTACGGTAAAAGTAAAATTGCCTTTGTCATTGGAGGATCACTTGGCTTGAGCAATGAAGTTATGAAACGAGCTAATGATACTTTGTCCTTTTCTAAAATGACCTTTCCTCATCAGTTGATGAGATTGATTTTGCTAGAGCAGGTGTATAGGGCATTTCGGATTAATCGGAATGAACCTTACCATAAGTAG
- a CDS encoding CxxH/CxxC protein, whose translation MKCCQDHIELALDMYVDEHELPPEMKLLTENEMLSTTCEFCQNKAIYVVGN comes from the coding sequence ATGAAATGCTGTCAAGACCATATAGAGCTTGCGTTAGATATGTATGTAGATGAACATGAATTACCACCAGAAATGAAGTTGTTAACAGAAAACGAGATGTTATCCACAACGTGTGAATTTTGTCAAAACAAGGCAATATATGTTGTAGGGAACTAA
- a CDS encoding trypsin-like peptidase domain-containing protein, with the protein MGYYDQDYEYVNGKKQKGSPGGWFLSALIGALVGAILIIVLIPVLSKYNILPYDLESIQENTQEETTSSTPNSEFQETVSVSVVTEVTDAVDKVSEAVVGVINLQQAGFWTQQGSQEAGTGSGVVYKKAGDKAYVVTNHHVIDRANQLEVSLSDGTRVAAKLIGSDPLTDLAVLEIDGSHVTKVAEFGDSDTVRAGEPVLAIGNPLGLRFSGSVTQGIISGTKRSIPVDLDGDRIPDWNAEVLQTDAAINPGNSGGALVNIQGQIIGINSMKIAQHTVEGIGLSIPTNIVRPIIEDLEKYGEVLRPYMGVGLRSISEISNYHKEETLHLPEEVKEGIAIVEVVPNSPAAQAGIKLYDVIVELDGKKVTDVLELRQHLYNKSIGDTMEVKLYRAGEIQTVNMKLINESL; encoded by the coding sequence ATGGGGTATTATGATCAGGACTATGAATATGTAAATGGCAAGAAGCAAAAGGGAAGTCCAGGTGGATGGTTTTTATCCGCGTTGATTGGGGCATTAGTAGGTGCAATCCTAATTATTGTTTTAATTCCTGTACTCTCAAAATATAATATTCTTCCTTATGATTTAGAAAGTATCCAGGAGAATACACAAGAAGAAACCACATCTTCGACTCCAAATTCAGAGTTTCAGGAAACAGTGTCTGTCAGTGTTGTTACAGAAGTAACAGATGCGGTAGACAAGGTGTCTGAAGCAGTAGTAGGTGTAATTAATCTACAACAAGCGGGTTTTTGGACACAGCAAGGGTCACAAGAGGCTGGTACTGGATCTGGTGTCGTCTATAAGAAGGCGGGCGACAAGGCATATGTTGTAACAAATCATCATGTAATTGACAGAGCAAATCAATTAGAAGTTAGCCTAAGTGATGGGACTCGAGTAGCTGCAAAATTAATTGGAAGTGACCCGTTAACAGACTTAGCTGTCCTAGAAATTGATGGTAGCCATGTAACGAAAGTAGCTGAATTTGGTGATTCTGATACCGTAAGAGCAGGTGAACCTGTATTAGCAATAGGAAATCCGCTAGGCCTTCGTTTCTCAGGCTCAGTTACTCAAGGAATTATTTCCGGCACAAAACGCTCAATTCCGGTTGATCTAGATGGTGATAGAATTCCTGATTGGAATGCAGAGGTTCTACAGACAGATGCAGCTATTAATCCTGGAAATAGTGGTGGAGCATTGGTTAATATTCAAGGTCAAATCATTGGAATTAACTCAATGAAGATAGCTCAACATACGGTTGAAGGAATCGGGCTATCGATCCCTACCAATATTGTTCGACCTATCATTGAGGATTTAGAGAAATATGGTGAAGTTCTTCGTCCATATATGGGTGTAGGTTTACGATCAATCAGTGAAATTTCGAATTATCATAAAGAAGAAACATTACACCTTCCGGAAGAAGTAAAAGAAGGAATTGCTATTGTTGAAGTTGTTCCGAATTCACCAGCTGCACAAGCGGGAATCAAATTATATGATGTTATTGTTGAATTAGATGGTAAAAAAGTGACGGATGTACTGGAATTAAGGCAGCATTTGTATAACAAATCGATTGGTGACACAATGGAAGTAAAATTATACCGTGCTGGTGAAATTCAAACAGTGAATATGAAATTAATAAATGAATCTTTATAG
- a CDS encoding MBL fold metallo-hydrolase produces the protein MSLHFSVLASGSTGNAFYIGTEKHSLLVDAGLSGKQMELLFKNINREIKNLSGILVTHEHSDHIKGLGVLARKYKLPVYANEKTWAAMESNIGEIPTDQKFVFTMGSVESFGNLDVESFGVSHDAAEPMFYAFHHEDKKVVLLTDTGYVSDRMKGVTKGADAYVIESNHDVEMLRMCHYPWNIKRRILGDFGHVSNEDSALALTDMISDNTKRIYLAHLSQDNNMKDLARMSVQQTLESKGFVVGDQFDLYDTDPKVPTKLAYV, from the coding sequence ATGAGTTTGCACTTTAGTGTGCTTGCAAGTGGAAGCACAGGCAATGCATTTTATATAGGTACGGAAAAGCATTCATTACTTGTGGATGCTGGTTTAAGCGGAAAACAAATGGAATTGCTGTTTAAAAACATTAATCGTGAAATTAAAAATTTATCAGGAATTTTAGTTACACATGAACATAGTGATCATATTAAAGGGTTGGGTGTACTAGCTAGGAAATATAAGTTGCCAGTTTACGCAAATGAAAAAACATGGGCAGCTATGGAGAGCAATATCGGGGAAATTCCTACCGACCAAAAATTTGTATTTACTATGGGTTCAGTCGAAAGCTTCGGGAATTTAGATGTTGAATCTTTTGGCGTATCACATGATGCTGCTGAGCCAATGTTCTACGCGTTTCATCATGAAGATAAGAAGGTTGTGCTCCTAACTGATACGGGATATGTCAGTGATCGAATGAAGGGTGTAACTAAGGGTGCCGATGCTTATGTAATTGAAAGTAATCACGATGTAGAGATGCTGAGAATGTGCCATTATCCATGGAATATTAAGCGAAGAATCTTAGGTGATTTTGGACATGTATCTAACGAGGATTCTGCACTGGCTTTAACAGATATGATAAGCGATAATACAAAACGTATCTACTTAGCTCATTTAAGTCAAGACAATAATATGAAAGACTTGGCTAGAATGTCGGTACAACAAACACTTGAAAGTAAAGGGTTTGTAGTTGGAGATCAATTTGATTTATATGATACGGATCCTAAAGTACCAACAAAACTTGCATACGTTTAA
- a CDS encoding two-component system regulatory protein YycI, whose protein sequence is MDWSKTKTIFIITFLVLDLFLIYQFIEKRNLSQLDLIREASIEEQLETEEITYPQLPRLTDEADYIIYGQEKAFTSEEVDGLKNQKINLDNPTKLFSTFIEPIKFTDDNIDTKIEQFMKDNIAYGSSYLYWKYNEDTKTIILFQHYKNNTFFNIPNNSSGQVLLQLNENNEIISYSQTLLTNIEEYKREEMLTSIQAIEYLYKSDYLKSGSEVTRIEFGYYPLVTLSKSQVLTPTWHIIVDNRMDYYVNAIEGQIIEIQE, encoded by the coding sequence GTGGATTGGAGTAAAACAAAAACCATTTTTATTATTACCTTTTTGGTCTTAGATTTATTTTTAATCTATCAATTTATAGAGAAAAGAAATTTGAGCCAATTAGACTTAATTAGAGAGGCTTCAATTGAAGAACAGCTAGAGACGGAAGAAATCACGTATCCGCAGCTACCCAGGCTAACAGATGAAGCTGATTATATCATCTATGGACAAGAAAAAGCATTTACTTCTGAAGAGGTAGATGGCTTGAAAAATCAGAAGATTAATCTAGATAATCCGACGAAGTTATTTTCAACTTTTATTGAACCAATTAAATTTACAGATGACAATATTGATACCAAGATTGAACAGTTCATGAAAGATAATATAGCATATGGATCTTCCTATTTATATTGGAAGTATAACGAAGATACGAAGACAATTATTCTATTTCAGCATTATAAAAATAATACCTTCTTTAACATTCCGAATAATTCTAGTGGACAAGTCTTACTTCAGTTAAATGAAAATAATGAAATTATCTCTTATAGTCAAACTCTATTAACAAATATTGAAGAATACAAACGGGAAGAAATGCTAACTTCTATTCAAGCAATTGAGTATCTGTATAAGAGTGATTATCTAAAATCAGGTAGTGAGGTAACAAGAATAGAATTCGGGTACTATCCACTCGTTACATTATCAAAATCTCAAGTATTAACACCTACTTGGCATATTATTGTTGATAATCGAATGGACTATTATGTAAATGCAATAGAGGGGCAAATTATTGAAATACAGGAGTGA
- a CDS encoding transcriptional regulator, with product MKFETIKSIILTILVLISVVLTWTLWTYSPKYDQFENYDSFVEVPVINKKDNAGLIKPARIIFHKSNGHFGTIEENEISKLMKEVRKWEIYDIQSKRMTIRKEDYIAQLDDRGHVEIQFTDEIPLNLFASILQMDEREYPAVYFDRIFFNVNATGDNEGIIHFVSKNNQVVYEGRVDGENVSSFERNYYHLSSHYPRYKAYTVSEYKKFYLPLENTMISRIQYYTDSVEPDMFINALFTNPNFVKKDEFSYGDVFTDGYKILRVDENNKLIRYVNPMGREENRLATEELIQKSIDFVNDHNGWTDRYRFFSWDKFQHRTLFRLYVKNIPVFNTNDLAEIEQVWGKNEVSRYERPLLTLQLPVEIADVALPSGDEVVRTIKAKQNIAFELIQDISIGYELKEDPSSSKIILLEPVWTYLYEGDWKILDYAHSDELGGNGSGLE from the coding sequence ATGAAGTTTGAAACGATAAAATCGATTATATTAACTATTCTAGTTTTGATTAGTGTTGTCTTAACATGGACTCTATGGACGTATTCTCCAAAATATGATCAATTTGAGAACTATGATAGTTTTGTTGAGGTCCCAGTGATTAATAAAAAAGATAATGCTGGCTTAATAAAACCAGCAAGAATAATCTTTCATAAAAGTAATGGTCACTTCGGCACGATTGAAGAAAATGAGATTAGTAAGCTGATGAAGGAAGTTCGAAAATGGGAGATTTACGATATCCAAAGTAAGAGAATGACGATACGTAAAGAAGATTATATTGCTCAATTGGATGATAGAGGCCATGTTGAAATCCAATTTACTGATGAGATTCCACTTAACCTGTTTGCTTCTATTCTGCAGATGGATGAAAGGGAGTACCCTGCTGTTTATTTTGACCGCATATTCTTTAATGTAAATGCTACTGGAGATAATGAAGGTATTATTCATTTTGTTTCAAAGAATAATCAAGTGGTTTATGAAGGACGCGTGGATGGTGAAAATGTAAGTTCATTTGAACGAAATTATTATCATCTCTCATCTCATTATCCTAGATATAAAGCATATACCGTATCTGAATATAAGAAGTTCTATTTACCATTAGAAAATACAATGATCAGTCGAATTCAATACTATACAGATTCTGTTGAGCCCGATATGTTTATCAATGCTCTGTTTACAAATCCAAACTTTGTTAAAAAGGATGAGTTTAGTTACGGAGATGTATTCACAGACGGATATAAGATATTACGTGTTGATGAGAACAATAAATTAATTCGCTACGTAAATCCAATGGGTAGAGAAGAGAATAGGCTTGCTACAGAAGAGTTAATTCAAAAGAGTATTGATTTTGTAAATGATCATAATGGCTGGACGGATCGTTATCGTTTCTTTAGTTGGGATAAATTCCAGCATAGAACACTATTTAGACTTTATGTAAAAAATATTCCGGTTTTTAACACGAACGATCTTGCAGAAATTGAGCAGGTGTGGGGTAAGAATGAAGTTTCGAGATATGAAAGACCATTGCTAACCTTACAATTGCCTGTAGAAATTGCTGATGTAGCTTTACCATCTGGAGATGAAGTTGTTCGAACAATTAAGGCAAAACAGAACATTGCGTTTGAACTAATTCAAGATATATCAATTGGCTATGAATTAAAAGAAGACCCATCATCCTCTAAGATTATTTTACTAGAGCCTGTTTGGACCTACTTGTATGAAGGTGATTGGAAGATACTAGATTATGCTCATTCTGACGAATTAGGGGGTAATGGAAGTGGATTGGAGTAA